The Populus trichocarpa isolate Nisqually-1 chromosome 2, P.trichocarpa_v4.1, whole genome shotgun sequence genome has a window encoding:
- the LOC7481395 gene encoding uncharacterized protein LOC7481395, producing MGNYITYPNSSNSAAGTGRVILWDGKVFEFDTPLTAAELMLEYPQQVVVEFRSDFTEKRPAPLPADKRLDLKKVYLMLPIKRGKPASLSSGEARRVLLSANSVLRSRSLLSSSRFFPLFARICPSGTGEEQIFVMQKKECHVEEKPAMENYDSELTEISESRPEYLSRQLSGKGTWKPSLDTIKEKKVEKKTPHWLF from the coding sequence ATGGGAAACTACATCACATACCCCAATTCATCAAACTCTGCTGCAGGGACTGGGAGAGTGATTCTATGGGATGGCAAGGTTTTTGAGTTTGACACGCCCCTAACAGCGGCTGAGCTAATGCTGGAGTATCCACAGCAAGTCGTGGTCGAGTTTCGCTCGGATTTTACTGAAAAAAGGCCAGCACCATTGCCTGCTGACAAGAGGCTAGACTTGAAGAAGGTGTACCTAATGCTGCCCATTAAGCGAGGGAAACCAGCATCATTGTCATCAGGGGAAGCGAGGCGTGTTCTTTTGAGTGCAAACTCGGTTTTAAGGTCACGGTCCCTTCTATCATCGTCAAGGTTTTTCCCTTTATTTGCTAGGATATGCCCTTCTGGAACTGGAGAGGAGCAAATATTTGTTATGCAAAAGAAGGAATGTCACGTGGAGGAGAAGCCAGCCATGGAGAATTATGATTCCGAGTTAACAGAGATTTCTGAGAGTAGGCCCGAGTATTTGAGTAGGCAGCTTTCTGGTAAAGGGACTTGGAAGCCCAGCTTGGATACTATCAAGGAGAAAAAGGTTGAGAAAAAAACCCCTCACTGGTTGTTTTGA
- the LOC7460449 gene encoding probable beta-D-xylosidase 2 — MPASLVFILLVLFLGVSLQTSEALDPFACDPEDGTSRNFPFCQVKLPIQSRVSDLIGRMTLQEKVGLLVNDAAAVPRLGIKGYEWWSEALHGVSNVGPGTQFGGAFPGATSFPQVITTAASFNATLWEAIGRVVSDEARAMFNGGVAGLTYWSPNVNIFRDPRWGRGQETPGEDPVVAGKYAASYVRGLQGNDGDRLKVAACCKHFTAYDLDNWNGVDRFHFNAQVSKQDMEDTFDVPFRMCVKEGKVASVMCSYNQVNGIPTCADPKLLKKTVRGQWKLDGYIVSDCDSVGVYYSQQHYTTTPEEAAADAIKAGLDLDCGPFLGQHTEDAVRKGLLTEAEINNALLNTLTVQMRLGMFDGEPSSKPYGNLGPTDVCTPAHQELALEAARQGIVLLKNHGPPLPLSTRHHQSVAIIGPNSNVTVTMIGNYAGVACGYTTPLQGIGRYAKTIYQQGCADVACVSDQQFVAAMDAARQADATVLVMGLDQSIEAESRDRTELLLPGRQQELISKVAAASKGPTILVLMSGGPIDVSFAENDPKIGGIVWAGYPGQAGGAAISDVLFGTTNPGGKLPMTWYPQDYVTNLPMTNMAMRPSKSNGYPGRTYRFYKGKVVYPFGHGISYTNFVHTIASAPTMVSVPLDGHRQASRNATISGKAIRVTHARCNRLSFGVQVDVKNTGSMDGTHTLLVYSKPPAGHWAPLKQLVAFEKVHVAAGTQQRVGINVHVCKFLSVVDRSGIRRIPMGAHSLHIGDVKHSVSLQASILGVIKS, encoded by the exons ATGCCCGCATCCCTCGTTTTTATCCTCTTGGTTCTTTTCTTGGGTGTTTCTCTGCAAACCAGCGAAGCTCTGGACCCCTTTGCTTGTGACCCAGAAGATGGGACGAGCAGGAACTTTCCATTTTGCCAAGTGAAGTTGCCAATACAAAGCAGAGTCAGTGACCTTATTGGAAGGATGACATTGCAAGAGAAGGTTGGGTTGCTAGTGAACGATGCTGCGGCAGTTCCACGGCTCGGGATTAAAGGGTATGAGTGGTGGTCCGAGGCTCTTCATGGAGTTTCCAATGTGGGTCCAGGGACCCAGTTTGGTGGGGCCTTCCCTGGGGCCACTAGCTTCCCTCAAGTGATCACCACCGCTGCTTCTTTCAATGCAACTTTGTGGGAGGCCATTGGTCGG GTTGTGTCAGATGAAGCAAGAGCAATGTTCAATGGAGGGGTGGCCGGGCTCACATATTGGAGCCCAAACGTGAACATATTCAGGGACCCAAGGTGGGGTCGTGGACAGGAGACTCCCGGTGAGGACCCAGTAGTAGCTGGTAAATATGCTGCAAGTTATGTTAGAGGTTTACAGGGGAATGACGGTGACCGGCTGAAGGTGGCTGCTTGTTGCAAGCACTTCACGGCCTATGACCTCGATAACTGGAATGGGGTTGATCGGTTCCACTTCAACGCCCAG GTAAGCAAGCAGGACATGGAAGATACATTTGATGTACCATTCAGGATGTGTGTGAAAGAAGGCAAGGTGGCAAGTGTTATGTGCTCTTACAATCAAGTGAATGGGATCCCCACTTGCGCTGACCCAAAGCTGCTAAAGAAAACTGTACGTGGTCAGTGGAAACTTGATGG GTACATTGTTTCAGACTGCGACTCAGTTGGGGTTTATTATAGTCAGCAACACTATACTACAACCCCAGAAGAAGCAGCTGCTGATGCTATTAAAGCAG GTTTAGATTTGGACTGCGGACCATTCCTAGGTCAACACACCGAGGATGCAGTGAGAAAGGGCTTGCTAACTGAGGCAGAAATAAATAATGCATTACTTAACACACTGACAGTCCAGATGAGGCTAGGGATGTTTGATGGTGAGCCATCATCAAAGCCATATGGGAACCTAGGCCCAACAGATGTGTGCACGCCAGCTCACCAAGAGCTTGCCCTTGAAGCGGCAAGACAAGGCATTGTGCTTCTCAAGAATCATGGTCCTCCATTGCCTTTATCTACCCGCCATCATCAATCCGTTGCCATCATTGGGCCTAATTCGAATGTCACTGTTACGATGATCGGCAATTATGCCG GTGTGGCCTGTGGATACACAACACCCCTACAAGGGATAGGGAGATACGCCAAGACAATATACCAGCAAGGTTGTGCAGATGTTGCTTGTGTTAGTGACCAGCAATTTGTCGCAGCAATGGACGCAGCACGTCAAGCGGATGCAACGGTTCTAGTAATGGGGCTTGACCAGTCTATTGAGGCAGAATCCAGAGATAGGACTGAGCTTCTTCTACCTGGACGCCAACAAGAGCTTATATCCAAGGTTGCCGCAGCATCGAAGGGCCCAACCATATTGGTCTTGATGTCTGGGGGGCCTATTGATGTGTCTTTCGCTGAGAATGATCCAAAAATTGGAGGCATCGTATGGGCTGGTTATCCTGGCCAAGCTGGAGGAGCAGCCATTTCTGATGTCTTGTTTGGAACTACTAACCCAG GAGGCAAGCTACCTATGACATGGTACCCACAAGATTATGTCACAAATTTGCCTATGACAAACATGGCCATGCGACCAAGCAAATCAAATGGCTATCCTGGAAGAACCTATAGATTCTATAAAGGTAAAGTGGTGTACCCATTTGGTCACGGAATAAGCTACACAAATTTTGTTCATACCATTGCAAGTGCACCAACAATGGTTTCTGTACCCCTTGATGGACACCGCCAGGCCTCCAGAAATGCAACCATTTCAGGAAAGGCAATCAGAGTTACACATGCTAGATGTAATAGGCTGTCGTTTGGAGTGCAAGTAGACGTGAAAAACACTGGCTCCATGGATGGAACTCACACATTGCTCGTCTACTCTAAACCACCAGCAGGGCATTGGGCTCCTCTCAAACAATTAGTGGCCTTCGAAAAAGTGCATGTTGCAGCAGGGACTCAGCAAAGAGTGGGAATTAACGTTCATGTTTGCAAATTCTTGAGTGTTGTGGACAGATCTGGAATTCGAAGAATTCCAATGGGAGCACATAGTCTTCATATTGGTGACGTGAAGCACTCGGTGTCACTTCAAGCCTCAATTCTAGGTGTGATCAAGTCTTAA
- the LOC7481396 gene encoding 60S ribosomal protein L29-1 produces MAKSKNHTAHNQSYKAHKNGIKKPRKQRHTSTKGMDPNFLRNQRYARKHNKNGESSTEE; encoded by the exons ATGGCAAAGTCAAAGAACCACACTGCTCATAACCAGTCTTATAAAGCTCATAAAAACGGGATCAAGAAACCCAGAAAGCAGAGGCACACGTCCACTAAAGGG ATGGATCCTAACTTTTTGAGGAACCAGAGGTACGCGAGGAAGCATAACAAGAATGGTGAATCTTCAACCGAAGAGTAG